A single genomic interval of Rosistilla ulvae harbors:
- a CDS encoding DEAD/DEAH box helicase translates to MKTFQELDLIAPLQRALADENYEIPTPIQAQTIPAALDQRDVLGCAQTGTGKTAAFALPILNRLGAEPRKTQPGRPMVLVLAPTRELAIQIGDSFATYGKHLKLRHALVYGGVGQHKQVRDMQRGVHVLVATPGRLLDLMNQGHIQLDRLEVFVLDEADRMLDMGFLPDLKRIISKLPTRRQSLFFSATMPPKIVELTQRLLRDPVSVNVTPKTTSVERIEQRVIHAERSDKQSMLRKILSGDDVDRAIVFTRTKRGANTLAEKLVKSGIPSAAIHGNKSQGARQRALDAFRRRQVQVLVATDVAARGIDIDGVTHVVNFDLPTEPESYVHRIGRTGRAGAEGLAISFCTAAERGELHAIEKLIGQKLEVSGEQPKPVSAAERHEMRTNSRRPGGSRRSGGARSGAPASGQPRSAKPRSNKRPAAAGQASGQQTGAAAVIAAAKSAAKPKAKKKRVRPASMWAEVV, encoded by the coding sequence TTGAAAACTTTCCAAGAACTCGACCTGATCGCTCCATTACAACGCGCTTTGGCCGACGAAAATTACGAAATCCCGACGCCGATCCAGGCGCAAACGATCCCCGCCGCGCTCGATCAACGCGACGTGTTGGGATGTGCTCAAACCGGCACCGGCAAGACCGCTGCGTTTGCATTGCCGATCCTGAACCGCTTGGGAGCGGAACCGCGCAAGACGCAACCGGGACGTCCGATGGTTCTGGTTCTGGCACCAACTCGCGAGTTGGCGATCCAGATCGGCGACAGCTTTGCCACCTACGGCAAGCATCTGAAACTTCGCCACGCCCTGGTTTACGGTGGTGTGGGGCAACATAAACAAGTTCGCGATATGCAGCGTGGTGTCCACGTTCTTGTGGCGACCCCCGGCCGCTTGTTGGACTTGATGAACCAAGGGCATATCCAATTGGATCGCTTGGAAGTCTTTGTGCTCGACGAAGCCGACCGGATGCTCGACATGGGATTCTTGCCCGATCTGAAACGGATTATCAGCAAGCTGCCCACCCGTCGCCAATCGCTCTTCTTCTCGGCCACGATGCCGCCGAAGATCGTCGAATTGACGCAGCGTTTGTTGCGCGATCCGGTCAGCGTCAACGTGACTCCCAAGACGACAAGTGTCGAACGGATCGAGCAACGCGTGATCCATGCCGAACGGAGCGACAAGCAGTCGATGCTGCGAAAGATTCTCTCGGGAGACGATGTCGACCGCGCGATCGTCTTCACACGCACCAAGCGTGGCGCCAACACGTTGGCTGAAAAATTGGTCAAGAGCGGAATTCCATCGGCTGCCATCCACGGCAACAAATCTCAAGGCGCACGCCAGCGAGCGTTGGATGCGTTCCGCCGTCGCCAGGTCCAGGTTTTGGTCGCCACCGACGTCGCCGCTCGCGGCATCGACATCGATGGCGTCACGCACGTCGTCAATTTCGACCTGCCGACCGAACCGGAAAGCTATGTCCATCGCATCGGCCGAACCGGGCGAGCGGGAGCTGAAGGGTTGGCGATCTCGTTCTGCACCGCCGCCGAACGTGGCGAGTTGCACGCGATCGAAAAATTGATCGGCCAGAAGCTGGAGGTCAGTGGCGAACAGCCCAAACCGGTCTCAGCGGCCGAACGGCACGAGATGCGGACCAATTCGCGTCGTCCCGGCGGCTCGCGTCGCTCTGGCGGTGCTCGCTCGGGAGCTCCCGCATCGGGGCAGCCTCGATCGGCTAAGCCACGATCCAATAAGCGTCCGGCCGCCGCAGGCCAAGCCAGTGGACAGCAAACCGGAGCGGCGGCAGTGATTGCCGCGGCAAAGTCAGCTGCAAAACCGAAGGCGAAGAAAAAGCGTGTCCGTCCTGCAAGCATGTGGGCTGAAGTGGTATGA
- the tmk gene encoding dTMP kinase — MFLSIDGIDGAGKTTQLERLCKWLRESGEDVEFVRDPGSTPAGEAIRGLLLDSDLEMHRRCEAMLYMAARTQLVEARIRPAIAAGKTVVSDRYLLANVVYQSVGGEADPELLWELGQIATAGIYPDLTILLDLPADAAAERRSGPADRVERRGVEYMEQVRQAFLQQLPRCQGETVVIDAGQSVDGVWSDIRDAVQAAIPRQDR; from the coding sequence ATGTTCTTGTCGATCGATGGCATCGATGGTGCCGGCAAAACGACTCAGTTGGAGCGTTTGTGCAAATGGCTGCGTGAGTCGGGGGAAGATGTCGAATTCGTCCGCGATCCGGGAAGCACGCCAGCTGGCGAAGCGATTCGCGGGCTGTTGCTGGACAGCGATCTGGAAATGCATCGCCGCTGCGAAGCGATGCTCTACATGGCGGCTCGGACCCAATTGGTCGAAGCTCGCATTCGACCAGCGATCGCCGCCGGGAAAACCGTCGTCTCGGATCGATATCTGTTAGCCAACGTCGTCTACCAAAGTGTGGGTGGCGAAGCGGATCCCGAACTGCTGTGGGAACTGGGGCAGATTGCGACCGCAGGGATCTATCCCGATCTGACGATCCTGTTGGATCTGCCAGCCGACGCGGCAGCCGAGCGTCGCAGCGGACCGGCCGATCGCGTGGAACGACGCGGCGTCGAATATATGGAACAGGTCCGGCAAGCGTTCCTGCAACAGTTGCCCCGATGCCAGGGAGAGACCGTCGTGATCGATGCCGGGCAAAGCGTCGATGGTGTCTGGTCGGACATTCGTGATGCGGTCCAAGCGGCGATTCCCCGGCAGGATCGATAA
- a CDS encoding L,D-transpeptidase family protein, with the protein MQTIKTAVVTVLLLVVLYGAYVAINTPPVMMPDELQALVEQDGLQIDDGAIDVPEIEVPPFGDSFGGTISSTQEGVVASLSSEPESDAATASSDPLNSLPPLDFGSDPAAPPAETNDDPSAAPLMTLALPKPEDQGPAVQADPGQDYPETPMAGLSLSGPSGTSQDELKLPETPQPAEASLSDSAGGFQMPSDPSASPTETPAAESPSSDSAAGIDNAIQTADRQVAAGELREALFTLSLFYGSPDLTAEQTAQLMPRLNALAGEVVYSQRHLVESAYRVQPGDTLQSIASTRRVPVQVLANINGITDPASLVPGTELKVFTGPFRAEIDLSNSKLALFLGDLYAGSFAVKTGTSPAPVEGTFAIQAKQKARAYYGMDGTTFAAGDPRNPYGEFWIDLGDRLSIHGSPSMQPGVSGLGCIQMNTADARDIYGILSEGSSVTIRR; encoded by the coding sequence GTGCAAACGATAAAAACTGCCGTCGTAACCGTATTGTTGCTTGTTGTCTTGTACGGAGCGTATGTTGCTATCAACACGCCACCGGTGATGATGCCTGATGAATTGCAGGCATTGGTCGAACAGGATGGTCTGCAAATCGATGATGGTGCGATCGACGTTCCCGAGATCGAAGTCCCGCCATTTGGCGATTCGTTCGGCGGAACGATCAGCTCCACTCAAGAGGGCGTCGTTGCTTCGCTCTCCTCGGAGCCTGAATCGGACGCCGCAACGGCCAGCTCCGATCCGCTCAACAGCCTGCCGCCACTGGACTTTGGTTCCGATCCCGCTGCGCCGCCAGCCGAAACCAACGACGATCCATCGGCAGCACCGCTGATGACCCTGGCGCTCCCCAAGCCCGAGGACCAAGGGCCCGCGGTTCAAGCCGATCCAGGACAAGATTATCCCGAAACACCGATGGCTGGCCTGTCCTTAAGTGGGCCTAGCGGTACGTCGCAGGACGAACTGAAACTACCCGAAACACCGCAACCGGCCGAAGCTTCGCTCTCCGATTCCGCCGGTGGTTTCCAGATGCCGTCGGATCCGAGCGCTTCGCCAACAGAAACTCCCGCAGCGGAGAGCCCAAGTTCCGATTCGGCCGCCGGAATCGACAATGCAATCCAAACCGCCGATCGTCAAGTCGCAGCCGGAGAGTTGCGAGAAGCACTCTTCACGTTGAGCCTGTTTTATGGCAGCCCCGATCTGACCGCGGAACAAACTGCCCAACTGATGCCACGCCTCAACGCCCTGGCTGGCGAAGTCGTCTACTCGCAACGCCACTTGGTCGAATCGGCTTACCGCGTTCAACCGGGTGACACGCTGCAGTCGATCGCATCGACTCGCCGCGTGCCGGTGCAGGTGCTGGCGAACATCAACGGTATCACCGATCCAGCCAGCCTCGTTCCTGGCACCGAATTAAAAGTCTTTACCGGCCCGTTTCGCGCCGAGATCGATCTCTCCAATTCGAAGCTAGCCCTCTTCCTGGGCGATCTCTATGCCGGGTCGTTTGCGGTGAAAACCGGAACCAGCCCAGCACCGGTCGAAGGGACCTTTGCGATCCAAGCCAAACAGAAGGCTCGCGCCTACTACGGCATGGACGGGACGACCTTTGCCGCGGGAGATCCACGCAATCCGTATGGTGAATTCTGGATCGACCTGGGAGACCGGTTGAGCATCCATGGCAGCCCCAGCATGCAACCGGGCGTCAGTGGCTTGGGATGCATCCAGATGAATACCGCGGACGCTCGCGACATCTACGGCATCCTTTCCGAAGGCTCTTCGGTCACGATTCGTCGCTAG
- the ribD gene encoding bifunctional diaminohydroxyphosphoribosylaminopyrimidine deaminase/5-amino-6-(5-phosphoribosylamino)uracil reductase RibD gives MTQSILPIDQQWMRHALALAAQGKGLVEPNPMVGCVIVRDGKPLAEGFHQRFGGPHAERQALAALPADCDPAGATWYVTLEPCCHTGKTPPCSDAVIAARPKRVVIAAVDPFSEVAGRGIDQIRGAGIDVEVGVCEAEANRLNAPFIKRVRQQKPWVIAKWAMTLDGKIATYSGNSQWISGESSRRRVHEVRGQVDAIATGIGSVLADDPTLTARPPGPRTAVRIVMDDKAELPLDSKLLKTRDAAAVYAVVRGDAPQQRVDALRQAGVGLIVNESGTRTGGVDQLLNWCHDQGMSNLLLEAGAGAMASFFEADAIDEYHVYIAPKLIGGSAAPGPLGGIGLSQIAQSPQLEPLQVESIDGDLFVTTRRVSRG, from the coding sequence ATGACCCAATCGATCCTTCCCATCGATCAGCAATGGATGCGTCACGCGCTTGCATTAGCCGCTCAAGGGAAGGGCTTGGTCGAGCCCAATCCAATGGTCGGCTGTGTGATCGTTCGCGATGGCAAGCCGTTGGCCGAGGGCTTTCACCAGCGGTTCGGCGGTCCTCACGCCGAACGCCAAGCGTTAGCTGCCTTGCCAGCGGATTGCGATCCCGCTGGCGCCACTTGGTATGTGACGCTGGAACCCTGCTGCCACACCGGTAAGACGCCGCCATGCAGCGACGCCGTGATCGCCGCTCGTCCCAAACGGGTCGTGATTGCGGCTGTCGATCCATTCTCGGAAGTCGCCGGGCGTGGGATCGATCAGATACGGGGTGCCGGGATCGATGTCGAAGTCGGCGTTTGCGAAGCGGAAGCCAACCGCTTGAACGCTCCGTTTATCAAACGCGTGCGACAACAAAAGCCTTGGGTGATCGCAAAGTGGGCGATGACGCTCGACGGCAAGATCGCAACCTACAGCGGCAACAGCCAATGGATCAGCGGCGAATCGAGTCGCCGCCGAGTTCATGAAGTCCGCGGTCAAGTCGACGCGATCGCGACTGGTATCGGCAGCGTTCTGGCCGACGATCCGACCCTGACCGCGCGGCCGCCCGGCCCACGAACTGCCGTTCGGATCGTGATGGATGACAAAGCGGAACTGCCGCTCGATTCCAAGCTTTTAAAGACACGCGACGCCGCAGCGGTCTATGCCGTGGTGCGTGGCGACGCGCCGCAACAGCGGGTCGATGCATTGCGGCAAGCTGGTGTGGGCTTGATCGTGAACGAATCGGGAACCCGAACCGGCGGCGTCGACCAGCTGCTCAACTGGTGCCACGATCAAGGGATGAGCAATCTTTTGTTGGAAGCGGGAGCGGGAGCGATGGCCAGCTTTTTCGAAGCCGATGCGATCGATGAATATCACGTCTACATCGCCCCGAAATTGATCGGTGGTTCGGCGGCACCGGGGCCGCTGGGTGGAATCGGCCTGTCGCAGATCGCTCAATCGCCGCAGTTGGAACCGTTGCAAGTCGAATCGATCGACGGCGACCTGTTTGTCACCACGCGTCGCGTCAGCCGCGGTTGA
- a CDS encoding DNA polymerase III subunit, with protein MQWDDYIGHEQQREWFATALRNGRLGSTFLFVGPASIGKQTFATLLAKTLLCTTNPPEQMQPCGHCESCRLVDAKTHPDLLRVEKPADKSVIPVEKLVGPREARMQEGFCHDIRLRAYYGRRKIAILDDADHLNQEGANCLLKTLEEPPVGSIVILIGTSLQRQLPTIRSRAQVIRFAELTPSQAKQLLQRSEIEAEEEAIEQALQLAGGDLSQAADILNEESQAFRGALAEILQPQTPAAIELASLVSDYVNAAGQDASARRGRMRQVFRTVIEFYRTQMRDSCQTQKVSEPAMDVTLYRMDRCVEAINQVDRNANQQTLVESWSWDLQRGKPLA; from the coding sequence ATGCAATGGGACGACTATATTGGCCACGAACAACAGCGGGAATGGTTTGCCACGGCACTCCGCAATGGCCGACTGGGGAGCACGTTTCTGTTCGTCGGGCCCGCTTCGATCGGCAAGCAAACCTTCGCCACTTTGTTAGCCAAAACGCTGCTGTGCACTACCAATCCGCCCGAACAAATGCAGCCCTGCGGCCACTGTGAAAGCTGTCGACTGGTCGATGCCAAGACACACCCCGATCTGTTGCGGGTTGAAAAACCAGCTGACAAGTCGGTGATCCCCGTCGAAAAATTGGTCGGCCCTCGCGAGGCGCGTATGCAGGAGGGATTCTGCCACGACATCCGTCTGCGAGCCTATTATGGACGCCGCAAAATTGCGATCCTCGACGATGCCGACCACTTGAACCAAGAGGGGGCCAATTGCCTGCTGAAAACGCTCGAAGAGCCGCCGGTCGGATCGATCGTGATCCTAATCGGGACCAGTCTCCAGCGGCAGCTCCCCACGATCCGCAGCCGCGCACAAGTGATTCGGTTTGCCGAACTGACACCTTCCCAAGCCAAACAATTACTGCAGCGCAGCGAGATCGAAGCGGAAGAGGAAGCGATCGAACAGGCGCTTCAACTGGCCGGCGGCGATCTTTCGCAAGCCGCAGATATCTTGAACGAAGAATCGCAGGCGTTCCGCGGCGCGCTGGCGGAAATCCTGCAACCGCAAACACCCGCCGCGATCGAACTGGCCAGTCTGGTTTCGGACTACGTTAACGCCGCCGGCCAAGATGCTTCGGCGCGGCGCGGGCGGATGCGGCAGGTCTTTCGGACGGTGATCGAATTCTATCGAACCCAGATGCGAGACTCCTGCCAGACGCAGAAAGTATCGGAACCCGCGATGGACGTGACCCTGTACCGGATGGATCGCTGCGTCGAAGCGATCAACCAAGTCGATCGCAATGCGAACCAGCAGACGCTGGTCGAAAGTTGGTCCTGGGATTTGCAGCGTGGCAAACCGCTGGCCTAA
- the efp gene encoding elongation factor P translates to MATYNTSDFRRGLKVQIDGEPYLMTEMTFVKPGKGNAMYKCRLRNLVRGTSLDRTYKGGDSLESADVEEIDTQFLYRQGDGFVFMDSKTFDQYELTAAQVDDAWKYLKDGIACTLTLYNGNPIVMSPPNHVEMEIIECQPGAKGDTATNVTKPAKVETGAEITVPGFIKEGNVIKIDTRTGAYVERVNN, encoded by the coding sequence GTGGCAACGTACAACACAAGCGATTTCCGTAGGGGCCTCAAGGTTCAGATCGACGGCGAACCCTACCTGATGACCGAGATGACGTTCGTCAAGCCCGGCAAGGGGAACGCCATGTATAAATGCCGGCTGCGAAATCTCGTCCGAGGCACGTCGCTGGACCGCACCTACAAAGGGGGCGATTCGCTGGAGTCGGCCGATGTCGAAGAAATTGACACGCAATTCCTGTATCGCCAAGGCGATGGATTTGTCTTCATGGACAGCAAGACCTTCGATCAATACGAATTGACTGCCGCACAAGTCGACGATGCCTGGAAGTACCTCAAGGATGGCATCGCTTGCACGTTGACGCTCTACAACGGCAACCCGATCGTGATGAGCCCTCCGAACCATGTCGAGATGGAAATCATTGAATGCCAACCAGGTGCCAAGGGAGACACGGCGACCAACGTCACCAAACCAGCCAAGGTGGAAACGGGAGCCGAAATCACGGTCCCCGGTTTTATCAAAGAGGGGAACGTGATCAAGATCGACACCCGTACGGGCGCTTACGTCGAACGCGTCAACAACTAA